From a region of the Polyodon spathula isolate WHYD16114869_AA chromosome 31, ASM1765450v1, whole genome shotgun sequence genome:
- the zmiz2 gene encoding LOW QUALITY PROTEIN: zinc finger MIZ domain-containing protein 2 (The sequence of the model RefSeq protein was modified relative to this genomic sequence to represent the inferred CDS: inserted 2 bases in 1 codon) produces MNPMKPSLPPTPNSDGSYSYDSVSWQQGANQPPGSLSVVTTVWGVTNNSPSQQVLGNPMGPGGNSGGSHMLPGSNPGMNSPQFMGQQGYPEHVPNKGYLQHNMYSRGGYPTSQGYGGGSYPGGPSGPGSMGLQQHGSRPTSDFTQAAAAAAVAAAAATATATATATVAALQEKQNQELGQYGPMGGPSSYNSQFMPHSGPRGPPGMAGGVGHAGMAAMGMGPSRPPSMGPMYAAAQGQRLPQHPGYPGPPQGQQMGPRGQQGLKRTYSAEYGAGPGNAAPXTPPPQRSALSPSYPGHRIPLQQGQYQPGPPNPTQYFKSADHFNGQGSSLAGGGGYSSFTQQPVSGPARVMPGYPSSPLPGNPTPPMTPGSNMAPYMSPGQDVKSPFLPDLKPNINALPPPPPSGNPSDDLRLTFPVRDGVVLEPFRLEHNLAVSNHVFQLRDSVYKTLTLRPDLELQFKCYHHEDRQMNTNWPSSVQVSVNATPLSIERGDNKTSHKPLYLKQVCQPGRNTIQITVTACCCSHLFVLQLVHRPSVRSVLQGLMKKRLLPAEHCITKIKRNFSNGTIPGTPGLNGEDGVEQTAIKVSLKCPITFRRIQLPARGHDCRHIQCFDLESYLQLNCERGTWRCPVCNKTALLEGLEVDQYMLGILIYIQNSDFEEITIDPACSWKPVPIKPDIKEDPDGPAPKCCRTMSPSHMILPNVMEMIAALGPGSSPYPGLPAGGSGATPDYAGQNSGYPSQPGFADFPPGAPLPLGEFAPGPPPLSYQSDLPSGLLTPEKPGSNTVPGQMSLPGRMDQSHNALQQHHQGLQGNPHLGNQAPPLHSRNPSQNARLQQVAGGTGPHGHSEGSFGPGMGGPGEVPEPSLDLLPELTNPDELLSYLGPPDLPSNSSEDLLSLFENN; encoded by the exons ATGAACCCCATGAAACCCTCCCTGCCTCCGACCCCAAACAG CGACGGCTcgtattcgtatgattctgtctCCTGGCAGCAAGGCGCCAACCAGCCCCCTGGCTCTCTGTCTGTGGTGACGACTGTGTGGGGGGTGACCAATAACTCGCCCAGCCAG CAGGTTCTGGGGAACCCGATGGGCCCGGGTGGGAATTCGGGGGGCAGTCACATGCTGCCGGGCAGCAACCCCGGAATGAACTCTCCGCAGTTCATGGGTCAGCAGGGGTACCCCGAACACGTGCCCAACAAGGGGTACCTTCAGCACAACATGTACAGCCGGGGGGGGTACCCCACCTCGCAGGGCTATGGGGGGGGCAG tTACCCTGGAGGTCCCAGTGGCCCCGGCTCGATGGGGCTCCAGCAGCACGGGTCCCGCCCCACCTCGGACTTCACGCAGGCGGCCGCCGCCGCCGCggtagcagcagcagctgccacGGCAACCGCCACTGCCACGGCAACAGTCGCCGCGTTGCAGGAGAAACAGAACCAGGAGCTGGGCCAGTACGGGCCG aTGGGTGGCCCCTCCTCCTACAACAGTCAATTCATGCCTCACTCTGGGCCCCGGGGGCCCCCGGGCATGGCGGGGGGGGTGGGCCACGCTGGCATGGCTGCCATGGGCATGGGCCCCTCCCGCCCCCCCTCGATGGGGCCCATGTACGCAGCGGCCCAGGGGCAGCGGCTCCCCCAGCACCCTGGATATCCTGGGCCCCCCCAGGGCCAACAGATGGGCCCACGCGGACAGCAGGGGCTCAAGAGAACCTACAGCGCTGAG TATGGCGCTGGCCCTGGCAATGCCGCgcc taccccccccccccagcgctCGGCCCTCTCCCCCTCCTACCCCGGTCACAGGATACCCCTGCAGCAGGGGCAGTACCAGCCGGGTCCCCCCAACCCCACCCAGTACTTCAAG TCAGCTGATCACTTCAATGGACAGGGCAGCAGCCTGGCAGGAGGAGGAGGGTACAGCAGCTTCACCCAGCAGCCAGTCAGTGGG cctgcCCGTGTGATGCCAGGGTATCCCAGTTCTCCTCTCCCAGGGAACCCCACTCCGCCCATGACCCCAGGAAGCAATATGGCCCCCTACATGTCCCCCGGACAGGATGTGAAGTCTCCCTTCCTGCCGGACCTCAAACCCAACATCAACGCGCTGCCACCGCCACCCCCTTCAG GTAACCCTAGCGATGACCTGCGGCTGACCTTCCCTGTGCGGGACGGCGTGGTGCTCGAACCCTTTCGACTGGAGCACAACCTGGCCGTAAGCAACCACGTGTTCCAGCTGCGAGACTCCGTGTACAAAACACTCACGCTGAG GCCGGATCTGGAGCTGCAGTTCAAGTGTTATCACCATGAGGACCGACAGATGAACACGAACTGGCCGTCTTCTGTGCAGGTGAGCGTGAACGCCACGCCGCTGTCCATCGAGCGCGGGGACAACAAGACCTCCCACAAGCCGCTGTACCTGAAGCAGGTGTGCCAGCCGGGCCGGAACACCATCCAGATCACCGTCACCGCCTGCTGCTGT tctcACCTGTTCGTGCTGCAGCTGGTTCACAGGCCCTCCGTCCGCTCGGTGCTGCAGGGGTTAATGAAGAAACGTCTGCTGCCTGCcgagcactgcatcaccaaga TCAAGCGGAACTTCAGCAACGGGACAATCCCGGGGACGCCCGGTCTTAATGGGGAGGACGGGGTGGAGCAGACGGCCATCAAGGTGTCTCTGAAGTGTCCCATCACCTTCCGCAGAATCCAGCTGCCAGCCCGGGGGCATGACTGCAGACACATACAG tGTTTTGATCTGGAGTCCTATCTGCAGCTGAACTGTGAGAGAGGAACGTGGCGTTGTCCTGTGTGCAA TAAAACGGCGTTATTAGAAGGACTGGAAGTAGATCAGTACATGCTGGGAATCCTTATTTACATCCAGAA CTCTGACTTCGAGGAGATCACCATCGACCCGGCCTGCAGCTGGAAGCCGGTTCCGATCAAGCCCGATATCAAGGAGGACCCGGACGGGCCGGCGCCGAAGTGCTGCCGCACCATGAGCCCCAGTCACATGATCCTGCCCAACGTCATGGAGATGATCGCCGCGCTCGGACCCGGCTCCTCGCCATACCCTGGGCTGCCTGCAGGGGGCAGCGGAGCCACGCCGGACTACGCTGGCCAGA ACTCGGGGTACCCCAGCCAGCCCGGCTTCGCTGACTTCCCCCCCGGTGCTCCCCTGCCTCTGGGGGAGTTTGCCCCGGGGCCACCCCCCCTCTCATATCAGTCCGACCTGCCCAGTGGCCTGCTGACCCCTGAGAAACCTGGGAGCAACACCGTGCCTGGACAG atGTCTCTCCCTGGGAGGATGGATCAGTCCCacaatgctttgcagcagcaccACCAGGGTCTCCAAGGCAACCCTCACCTTGGCAACCAGGCCCCGCCCCTCCACTCCCGTAACCCTTCCCAGAATGCCCGGCTACAGCAGGTTGCCGGGGGGACGGGCCCCCACGGGCATTCCGAAGGGTCCTTTGGGCCTGGAATGGGGGGGCCGGGAGAGGTGCCTGAGCCATCTCTCGAT